The following are from one region of the Advenella mimigardefordensis DPN7 genome:
- a CDS encoding ABC transporter ATP-binding protein, protein MKEQHSSASVADDRADAAISVTDLTVAFERAGKTIRAVNGVSFDVAKGETLVLIGESGSGKSVTLRALMRLHPERQTRQTGSIRINRQDVLKMDRRQLRALRGKKIAMVFQEPLLALDPVYTVGQQMIECIRTHHQISAQQARALAIAALEAVRIPSPERRLAAYPHEMSGGMRQRAMIALALSAQPEVLLADEPTTALDATVQIQVLILMRELQKKLGLAIVFVTHDIGAATEMADRVAVMYGGRIVEEGSIGDILHHAQHPYTLALLKSRRHGMERGKPLDVIRGSPPDLANLPPGCPFAARCDQVMAHCATSVPPTTRISQSHRVQCHLAAA, encoded by the coding sequence ATGAAGGAACAACACAGCAGCGCGTCTGTTGCAGACGATCGGGCTGATGCCGCCATTTCAGTGACTGATCTGACGGTTGCTTTCGAACGCGCTGGCAAGACGATACGGGCGGTCAATGGTGTTTCTTTTGACGTAGCCAAAGGTGAAACGCTGGTGCTTATTGGCGAATCAGGATCGGGTAAAAGCGTGACCTTGCGGGCCTTGATGCGCCTGCACCCGGAAAGGCAAACCCGACAAACCGGCTCAATCCGCATCAACCGGCAGGACGTGCTGAAAATGGATCGGCGCCAATTGCGTGCGCTGCGCGGCAAGAAAATAGCAATGGTATTTCAGGAACCTCTGCTGGCCCTGGACCCCGTTTATACCGTAGGCCAGCAAATGATCGAATGCATTCGCACGCACCACCAGATTAGTGCTCAGCAAGCCAGGGCGCTCGCCATTGCCGCGCTGGAAGCAGTGCGTATTCCGAGTCCGGAGCGGCGCCTTGCTGCGTATCCGCACGAGATGTCTGGCGGCATGCGCCAGCGGGCCATGATCGCGCTGGCGCTGTCTGCCCAGCCCGAAGTGCTGCTGGCAGACGAACCGACTACCGCACTGGACGCAACGGTGCAGATACAGGTGCTGATCCTGATGCGTGAATTACAAAAGAAATTGGGGCTGGCCATTGTTTTTGTCACCCATGATATTGGCGCGGCAACGGAAATGGCGGACCGGGTTGCCGTCATGTACGGCGGGCGGATTGTGGAAGAGGGCAGTATTGGCGACATTTTGCACCATGCTCAGCATCCCTATACGCTGGCATTGCTCAAGAGCCGACGCCATGGCATGGAGCGTGGCAAGCCACTGGACGTGATCCGTGGCTCGCCACCTGATCTGGCTAATTTGCCACCCGGCTGCCCATTTGCTGCGCGTTGCGATCAGGTGATGGCGCACTGTGCGACAAGTGTACCGCCGACGACCAGAATCAGCCAAAGCCATCGGGTTCAGTGCCATCTGGCTGCTGCCTGA